In Planctomonas sp. JC2975, the genomic stretch GAGGAATTTGAGTGCCTCCTTCTTCTGCTTGCTCGTGCTGGAGACGCCGAAGCCCTGGTTGGTGTTCATCACGGCACGGTCGGCGTAGTACGGCTTGACACCGGGGTAGACGGGCATGAGCGGCACGTAGGTGTACTGGTCCTTGCCGGCGCTCTGCAGCGACGCGGTGGCGGTACCGAACTGCCAACCCTGGTTCTGCATGCCGAGGACGGCGCCGCTGGCCAGCTTCGCCGAGAACTGGTCGTTCGTCAGGGTGAAGGTCTCGGGGTCGACGAGGCCTTGGTTGTACCGGGCGTTGAGAGCCTGGAACCAGTTCTTCGCGACGTCTTTATCGGCGAAGATCGACGCGTGGTCGTTCTTGTCGACGATGACACCACCGTTGTTCGGCGAGCCGGCCAGCAGCGCCGGCGGGTTGGTCAGGATCCACTCTGCCCCAGTCGGCGCGGGTGCCTCGAATCCGACCGTCGGGGCGCCGTCGGTTGTCGGGTTCTTCGCCTTGTAGTCCGAGATGAGCTTGAAGTACTTGTCGACCGTCATGTTGCTCAGGTCCGGGTATCCGGCGTCGGCGAGCACGCGCTTCTGGATCCAGAACGCGGCACCGTAGTACGAACCGCCGGTGACGTCACCGTAGAAGCGGTTGTAGGCAGGGAGGATGTATAGGCCCTTGTCGATCGCGGTGCCCGTGTAGCTCATCTTCTTGATGTACGGCTTGACGTAGTCCTCGACGTTCGGGTAGTTGCCCGACTTGAGCATGCTGTCGAGACGCGTCATCGCGCCGCCCTCGATGAACCGCATCTTGAGGTCGCCGGTGCCGATGAGGTCGGGGTAGTCGCCCCCGGCGAGCATGACGCCGATCTTCTGGTCGGCGTTGTCCCCGGTAACGAGTTCGTAGTTCAGGGTGACGCCGAGCTTGTCCTTGAGCAGCTTGGTGAGCTTGTTGTCGGCGGCCGGAACCTGGTGCGACGACTCAATGTACACCGAGAGCGTGGTGGGGTTGCTGGGGGTCAGTGTGCCTGACTTGTCCGCGAGGTCACCCGACGGGATGACGACTTTGTTCTTCGGCGCGGACGCATCCGTGGTGGTACAACCGGCGAGAACCAGTGTTACTGCGGTGGCCGGGGCAAGCGCTAACAGGTTCCTTCTTGTGATGGGCACAGAAGTCTCTCTTCCTTGAGATCGGTTCCGGTCGGCATTGGCCGGGACCCGTGCAGATCGGACGCGAGTCTGTGTCTCGCGCCCTCATCCCGAGAGGGATTTTAGCGATAAAATAGGAGACATAGCGGCGAGAAGTCAAACCCGCTCGCATCTCAATGCGATAACGGAGCCGCCCTGCAACGTGGGCGCCCCTGCGCCACGTCCTGGAGAATGACGCCCTGCCGCCCGCTTAACCGACTGCCATCTGCTCGGGAACGGGACGCTAGATGAGTGAGTCCTTCTGACGCCCTGGCGTTGTAGGCGCTATTGCGATGTGCATAGGGGCGCTAATCCGGGGAGATGGGGACGGAGGGTATTAGACCCCGGCCAGTCATGGTGGGGCACACGGGTCCGCCAGGCGACCGGGCTGCTGTCCGCAGTGATCACCGAACTCGCCCGCGACACCCCGACACTCGGCGAGATCACCCGGCTGATCGATTCCACCTCGGTGCCGTGCGGAAAGTCCCGAGAGACCGTGAAACGCTCCGACCTGGCCGGTCACGCCGGTTATGGGTACTGCGCCTCCCATTCTCGGTTCCTCTGGGAATCCGGCTCTCCTTAATCTTCCCCGGTTCGGGAAACTCGGCCGAATCAGGCAATGGGTCGAGTCCGTGTTCGACTCCCTCGAAGGCCGACTCTCGCGGAGCTCGTCCATCAGAGCATAAACGACTTCCGCCCGCCATCGCGGAGCAGCTCAGCGCGCACGCGCATGATGCCACGGTTCCAGCCGTACATGCGGGTGGAGCATCGCTCCTGCGCTCGCCCGCGCGGAGCCGACGGCGCAGGGAGTTGCTCGTCGTCGGCGCTCCGTGTCACTGAGCAGCCAACTGACGAGCCCTCAGCTTCAGCGTGCTCGGCAAGGCACTATCGTCATCTGCGAGCGCGGACGCCGCGTTCTCTTGACACTCCTTCCGAATGGAGAGCTCATGACGATGTCTGCGGCCATCGACGACGCGCCCGCGCAGCACGGGATGATTCCGATCGCAACCCCCGCACAGCCCGGCGCGATCGAACTCGGAACTGGAAGGCCCTCGGATGCCCGCGCACCGGAGGCATGGCACAGCGAGTACGGCAGCATGTTCGCGCGCAACGTCAGCGTCCCCACGCTGACGCCATTCCTCCCGGAGCCGGCCACGGCCACGGGAACCGCCGTGATCGTCGCTCCGGGCGGCGGATTCATGTCGCTGTCCATGGAGAACGAAGGCTGGGACGTCGCACGCGCGCTCGCTGACCGCGGTGTCGCTGCCTTCGTGCTGAAGTACCGGCTCAAGCCGACCGCAGAAGGCCTTGACGACTTCGCCGTTGAGTTGAGGACGATGCTGGCGGGACCGCGTCCCTCTGAGCGGCATGACCCGGCCACCGCGGTCCGGGCCCTGGACTCACAGATCGCCGACGCCCGCGCGGCATTCGCGCTCGTGCGCAGCCGTTCCTCCGAGTGGAGAGTCGATCCCGAGCGCATCGGCATGGTCGGCTTCTCCGCCGGCGCCATGCTCACCGTCGCGACGACCCTTGCAGGTGAGGATGCGAAACCGGCCTTCATCGGCGACATCTACGGCCCGCTCACGGCGTTCGAGGTACCGCACGACGCCCCGCCGCTGTTCATCGCGCTCGCCGCGGACGACGGCCTGATGGCCTCGGGCGGGTTCCCGCTGGTCGAGAGCTGGCACGCCGCCGGACGTCCCGTGGAGCTCCACTTCTACGAGAAGGGCGGGCACGGATTCGGCATGTATCCGAAGGAGACCACCAGCACTGACTGGTTCGGCTCCTTCGTCAGCTGGATGAGGATGCACGGCCTGCTCGAATGCCCGGATGGTCGGTGACCTCCGGCCTCGACGGCTTCCGCCACGTGATCTCCTCCACGATCGCCGCGTCGGTTCCGGTCGAGCGTCTCACCCTGCTCAACCAGCTTTGGCCGCTAGCGTATGACCGGCTGAACTACGTCGCCCGACGATCGACGAAAAGCCCCGGTTTGGGAAACTCGGCGGAATCAGGCAATGGGTCGAGTCCGTGTTCGACAACCTCAAAGGTCAACTCACCCTCGAAGAACACGGCGGTCGCACCATCGCCGGCATCTACTCACGCATCGCCGCCCGACTCCTCGCCCTCGCTGCCGGCATCTGGCACAACTGGCGCACCAACGCACCGATCAAACGCCCACTGATCGCCTACGACCACTGAAACCAAAGAGACTCACTCACCTAGGCGCGGCCGTCGGGGGCGTGGGCACCGAACGTCTGAGTCTCAACCTCGACACCTTCTGGTCCGGCGGACCAGCGACCAGCGACGACGCTACACTGCTCGGGGATCTCATCGAACTATGCGGAGCCGGGCCGCGGGCGACCATGGGCAGACTCGCTTGCCCTTGACTTGTCGCCGTCGGCCGGAGCGACCGCGAGACATTTTATCGATATACTTGGCGCTGCCTGGCGGCGTCGTCAGGCCGTTCGCGCCCCGGCGAGGTATGCACCCATCTTCCTCTCGGACTAGCAGGACGTCGCGGCTCCGGAGGATGCGCATGGTGAAGATGGCCGACGTGGCCCGCGAGGCCGGTGTCTCGGTCATGACCGTGTCGAACGTCATCAACGAGCGCCTTCCCGTCGGTGAGCCGACACGCGCCCGCGTCATGGCGGCCGTCGAAGCCCTCGGGTACGAGGTCAACCTGACTGCGAGGAATCTGCGCGCCGGGCGGACCGATACGGTCGCGTTCGTCGTGCCGAGTTTCCACGACTACTTCGGCGAGCTCGCCGACCAGGTCGCCCCGCTCATTGAGGCGGAAGGGCGTCACCTCGTTCTCGAGCGGACGAGTGCCAACGCAGAACAGGAGATGGAGGCGCTGAGCGTCCCGCGGCTCCAGATCTACGACGGCGTCCTGCTGTCCGTCGCTGAACTCGACCTGGAGCTGCTCGACCGGGTTCGCACCACGAAGCCGATCGTCCTGCTGGGCGAGCGTGACGTTCCCGACCACCTCAACCACGTACGCCTCGCGAACGAATCAGGCGCTCAACTCGCCACGGCGCACATGATCGAGCACGGAGCGCGCCGCATTCTCGCGCTCGGTTGCACGTTCGACGCCGCACACATCATGACCACGGACCGACGCGTCGGGTGGGAGCGCGCGCACCACGAGGCCGGTCTCGCCGTCGATCCGGCGCTCGTCGCGCCGGTCGGCGACTTCACCTCGCTCAGTGCCTATGATGCGATGCTCGAGGTCATCGCCAGGGGGACGGCCTTCGACGGCGTCTTCGCGGTGACCGACATCGTCGCCCTGGGTGCGCTGTCCGCCCTCGTGGAGAGTGGCCTGCGGGTGCCCGTCGATGTTCAACTCGCGGGGTTCGACAACCTCGACATGTCGCGCTTCGTCCCTCCCGGCATCACGTCGGTCGATGCCAACCACGAGGGCGTCGCAGAGGCGGCGGTCGACCTGCTTCACCGCCAGATGGCGGGTTGGACGGGTCCCGCCGAGCACGTCGTCGCGCCCGTTCGCCTCGTAGTGCGTGGATCCACCCGTGGTGACGCCTAGCCCAGGACTGCGACAGGTTCTTCGCATCACCCCACATCGCCCCGGTCAAAGGAGACCCATCCGTGCGAACCCCCGGCGTCGTCACCCGCCGGCAGGGCCGTCCTGGCCTCGCCGGTCCTACCGACGCTTCACCGGCGGTTGACAGTCTCAGCGCCGAGCGCGTCATGAATGCCGTGCCGTTCAGGACGTGGAGCAATCGGACGCCTGGGCCTATGGGTCTGGCTCCCGTGCGCCACCGACTGACCTCTTGCCTCACCTGACCCAGACATCCCTTGACGCGAAGGAGCGCCATGACTATCACGACCGCCGTCATCGACCTGGACCTGCCGGGTGCCACGATCAGCCGGCACATCTACGGGCACTTCGCCGAGCACCTGGGGAGGTGCATCTACGGCGGATTCTGGGTGGGCGAAGACTCGCCGCTGCCCAACGTGCGGGGCATCCGCTCCGACGTCGTGGACGCGTTGAAGGCGATCCGGATCCCGAACCTGCGTTGGCCGGGCGGGTGTTTCGCGGACGACTACAACTGGCGTGACGGCATCGGCCCGCGCGAGCTTCGCCCGCGGATGGTGAACTCTCACTGGGGCGACGTGGTCGAGGACAACTCCTTCGGCACGCACGAGTTCATGGACCTGTGCGAGCTATTGGGCGCCGAGCCGTACGTGGCGGGAAACGTGGGCTCGGGGTCGGTGGCGGAGATGTCGGACTGGGTCGAGTACCTGACCCGCTCGGACGACTCACCGATGGCGGCGCTGCGGCGGGCGAACGGGCGTGACGAGCCGTGGCGGGTGCCGTTCTGGGGCCTCGGCAACGAGGCGTGGGGCTGCGGCGGCAACCTGCGCGCTGAGCAGTTCGCCTCGCTGGCCCGCCAGTATGCCACCTACTCGCGCAACCACGGCGCCAACTCGCTGTACCGGATCGCGGCAGGAGCGAACGCCGGGGACCTGCACTGGACCGAGACGCTCATGCGGTCCTTCGACGACCTGACGTCGGACCCTGCGGGGCACGCCGGCCCGTTCCAGGCCGTGTCGCTGCACTACTACACGATGGCGGGTTCGTGGTCCGACAAGGGCGACGCCACCGGCTTCAGCACGGACCAGTGGAACGTCACGATGGCGCGCGCTCGGCAGATGGAGGAGTTGCTCACTCGCCACTCCACGGTCATGGACCGCTACGATCCACATCGCAAAGTCGGCCTGGTCGTGGACGAGTGGGGCACCTGGTGGAACGTGGAGAAGGGCACCAACCCCGGTTTCCTGTACCAGCAGAACACGCTGCGCGACGCGCTGGTCGCCTCGGTCCACTTCGACGCGTTCCATCGGCACGCCGAGCGTGTGGTCATGGCCAACATCGCCCAGACGGTCAACGTGCTTCAGGCGATGATCCTGACAGACCCCGACACGGGCGCGCTGGTGCTCACTCCGACGTACCACGTGTTCGAGATGAACTCCGGTCACCAGGATGCCGCCGCGCTGGCTGTGCACTTGCTCGACGCCTACACCCGCACCGTCGAGGGGAACGAGTTCTCGCTCGTTTCGGCGTCCGCGTCTGTCAACGGGAACACCGCCCTGGTGTCGCTGTCCAATCTCGACGCCGAGACCGACTGCACCGTGGTGCTCGACCTGCGGGGCCGAGACGTGCTCGGGCACTCCGCGCGGGTCCTGACGGCGTCGACACTTGACGCACACAACACACCGGAGCGTCTCGACGCCGTCTCGCCTGCAGCGCACGCCGGTGTGCGGACGCATGCCCGCGGGCTCGAGGTGGACCTGCCAGCTCACTCATACGTGACCGTCTCGCTCGACCTGCGCTGATGGATTCGCGCCACCGGGACGGCCGGTTCACGAACCCCGTCATCTTCTCCGACGTGCCCGATCCCGACGTCGTTCACGACGGCAGGCAGTACTACATGGTCAGCACGACCATGTACTTCGCGCCGAGCGTGCCGATCATGCGCTCGGGCGACCTCGTGCACTGGTCACTCGCCGGCTACACGGGCCCGATCCTCGACGACACGGACGCTCTCGCGCTGCGCAACGGACGCAACGCCTACGGCCAAGGCAGCTGGGCCGCGAGCATCAGGTTCCACGAGGGCACGTACTACGTCTCGGTCGGAAGCCTGACCACGCAGAAGACGTACATTTACGCGACGCCGAGCATCGAGCACGGGCCGTGGACGCGGTCGGTGCTCGACGGCTACGCCCACGATCAGTCGCTCCTGTTCGATGGCGAGGACACCTACCTGGTGTACGGCGGCGGTGTGATCGACCTGCGCCGCCTGGGGCTGGCGGCGGACGGGACTTACGTCTGGGACGGACCCGCGATCCGGCTCGTCGACGACGCGAACGTCGACCAGACCAGCGGGCTGAACGCCGAGGGCGCGCACGCGTACAAGATCGGCGACTACTACTACGTCTTCATGATCGAGTGGCCGACGGACGGGGTGCGCCAGGAGGTCGTGTGGCGGTCGACGGTGCTGACGCCGCAGTCTCAGGGTGGAACCTGGGAGGGCAGAGTCGTGCTCAGCCAGGCGGTGTCGGTCGAGGGGCGCAAGGGCGGCGGTGCCGCCCAGGGCGGCGTTGTCCAGACGCCCGACGGGCACTGGTACGCCATGGTGTTCCAGGACGAGGGGCCGCTCGGCCGATCGCCACAGCTGGCGCGCGTGACCTGGGAGGAGGACGGGTGGCCGGTGTACAGACTGGACGCCTCGATGGCGATGCCAAAAGGAACACCGTCGGCGAGAGGGACGCACCTGCTCGTCACCGACGACTTCGACAACGAGACTACGGCCGCCGGCTACTGGAGCACAGTGCATGCGGGAGCGGTGACGACATCGCAGGAGAACGCCTGGAACGGGTCGAACCTGGCGCTTCCGTGGCAGTGGAACCACAACCCGGATAACCGGTTCTGGTCGCTCACCGAGCGTCCCGGCCACCTGCGGCTGACCACGGGGAGTGTCGCGTCAGGCATCCTCGACGCCCGCAACACGCTCACGCAACGCACATACGGGCCGGCCGCCTCGGCCGCGATCTTGCTGGACGTTTCGGGGATGAAGGACGGCGATCTCGCTGGCCTGTCCGCCTACCAGCAGAAGTACGGGTACGTGGCCGTCGAGATGCGGGGCGGTGCCCGTCGGCTGGTAATGCGTCGGGCGGACGGGCAGGGAAGGGTCGCGTTCACGAGCGTCCCTGTGCCGCTCGACGCCGAGACGGTCTCACTGCGGGCCGACGTGGATTTCCGGGACGCCGCCGA encodes the following:
- a CDS encoding LacI family DNA-binding transcriptional regulator yields the protein MVKMADVAREAGVSVMTVSNVINERLPVGEPTRARVMAAVEALGYEVNLTARNLRAGRTDTVAFVVPSFHDYFGELADQVAPLIEAEGRHLVLERTSANAEQEMEALSVPRLQIYDGVLLSVAELDLELLDRVRTTKPIVLLGERDVPDHLNHVRLANESGAQLATAHMIEHGARRILALGCTFDAAHIMTTDRRVGWERAHHEAGLAVDPALVAPVGDFTSLSAYDAMLEVIARGTAFDGVFAVTDIVALGALSALVESGLRVPVDVQLAGFDNLDMSRFVPPGITSVDANHEGVAEAAVDLLHRQMAGWTGPAEHVVAPVRLVVRGSTRGDA
- a CDS encoding alpha/beta hydrolase, which gives rise to MTMSAAIDDAPAQHGMIPIATPAQPGAIELGTGRPSDARAPEAWHSEYGSMFARNVSVPTLTPFLPEPATATGTAVIVAPGGGFMSLSMENEGWDVARALADRGVAAFVLKYRLKPTAEGLDDFAVELRTMLAGPRPSERHDPATAVRALDSQIADARAAFALVRSRSSEWRVDPERIGMVGFSAGAMLTVATTLAGEDAKPAFIGDIYGPLTAFEVPHDAPPLFIALAADDGLMASGGFPLVESWHAAGRPVELHFYEKGGHGFGMYPKETTSTDWFGSFVSWMRMHGLLECPDGR
- a CDS encoding extracellular solute-binding protein, whose product is MPITRRNLLALAPATAVTLVLAGCTTTDASAPKNKVVIPSGDLADKSGTLTPSNPTTLSVYIESSHQVPAADNKLTKLLKDKLGVTLNYELVTGDNADQKIGVMLAGGDYPDLIGTGDLKMRFIEGGAMTRLDSMLKSGNYPNVEDYVKPYIKKMSYTGTAIDKGLYILPAYNRFYGDVTGGSYYGAAFWIQKRVLADAGYPDLSNMTVDKYFKLISDYKAKNPTTDGAPTVGFEAPAPTGAEWILTNPPALLAGSPNNGGVIVDKNDHASIFADKDVAKNWFQALNARYNQGLVDPETFTLTNDQFSAKLASGAVLGMQNQGWQFGTATASLQSAGKDQYTYVPLMPVYPGVKPYYADRAVMNTNQGFGVSSTSKQKKEALKFLDMMLSEPWQKVLSWGIEGEDYEVGTDGKFTRTDAQRTQSKDLTWQSKNKLMALMDQVPKHNGTFSDGNAFSPDDQPAEFYATLSAYDKDFMQKYNKKTWMDFVNKAPQNPKYYPAWNIKLDDAATQANQQLTDAAVQNLPKIIAGKTSDFDKNWKTYTQVIGQIDVKSYEDAVNKGIQYRLKNW
- a CDS encoding alpha-L-arabinofuranosidase C-terminal domain-containing protein translates to MTITTAVIDLDLPGATISRHIYGHFAEHLGRCIYGGFWVGEDSPLPNVRGIRSDVVDALKAIRIPNLRWPGGCFADDYNWRDGIGPRELRPRMVNSHWGDVVEDNSFGTHEFMDLCELLGAEPYVAGNVGSGSVAEMSDWVEYLTRSDDSPMAALRRANGRDEPWRVPFWGLGNEAWGCGGNLRAEQFASLARQYATYSRNHGANSLYRIAAGANAGDLHWTETLMRSFDDLTSDPAGHAGPFQAVSLHYYTMAGSWSDKGDATGFSTDQWNVTMARARQMEELLTRHSTVMDRYDPHRKVGLVVDEWGTWWNVEKGTNPGFLYQQNTLRDALVASVHFDAFHRHAERVVMANIAQTVNVLQAMILTDPDTGALVLTPTYHVFEMNSGHQDAAALAVHLLDAYTRTVEGNEFSLVSASASVNGNTALVSLSNLDAETDCTVVLDLRGRDVLGHSARVLTASTLDAHNTPERLDAVSPAAHAGVRTHARGLEVDLPAHSYVTVSLDLR
- a CDS encoding glycoside hydrolase 43 family protein; protein product: MDSRHRDGRFTNPVIFSDVPDPDVVHDGRQYYMVSTTMYFAPSVPIMRSGDLVHWSLAGYTGPILDDTDALALRNGRNAYGQGSWAASIRFHEGTYYVSVGSLTTQKTYIYATPSIEHGPWTRSVLDGYAHDQSLLFDGEDTYLVYGGGVIDLRRLGLAADGTYVWDGPAIRLVDDANVDQTSGLNAEGAHAYKIGDYYYVFMIEWPTDGVRQEVVWRSTVLTPQSQGGTWEGRVVLSQAVSVEGRKGGGAAQGGVVQTPDGHWYAMVFQDEGPLGRSPQLARVTWEEDGWPVYRLDASMAMPKGTPSARGTHLLVTDDFDNETTAAGYWSTVHAGAVTTSQENAWNGSNLALPWQWNHNPDNRFWSLTERPGHLRLTTGSVASGILDARNTLTQRTYGPAASAAILLDVSGMKDGDLAGLSAYQQKYGYVAVEMRGGARRLVMRRADGQGRVAFTSVPVPLDAETVSLRADVDFRDAADRASFAYSLDGVTWTPIGDDLAMEYSLGHFTGYRFAIFCYATAVTGGYVDVDWFRVGDDIEGTRP